In the Gossypium raimondii isolate GPD5lz chromosome 9, ASM2569854v1, whole genome shotgun sequence genome, one interval contains:
- the LOC105800738 gene encoding protein pleiotropic regulatory locus 1 isoform X2, whose product MPGPPLEMEPVEPQSLKKLSLKSLKRALDLFSPSHGQFAAPDSESKKIRLSHKINVEYSGIKTAPGQPLKQVNSSVADDKCRGSAPSNALALTDSCDSQKEGTQNALLVGPSLQPKMQNNVGTSGKGTAMVSASAPFSERLTTSAIIERIPSKWPCPVWHRPWKNYRVISGHLGWVRSVAFDPSNNWFCTGSADRTIKIWDVASGRLKLTLTGHIEQIRGLAVSSKHTYMFSAGDDKQVKCWDLEQNKVIRSYHGHLSGVYCLALHPTIDILLTGGRDSVCRVWDIRTKMQIFALSGHDNTVCSVFTRPTDPQVVTGSHDTTIKFWDLRYGKTMSTLTHHKKSVRAMAPHPKEHSFASASADNIKKFSLPKGEFLHNMLSQQKTIINTMAVNEDGVMATGGDNGSLWFWDWRSGHNFQQAHTIVQPGSLDSEAGIYALSYDVTGTRLVSCEADKTIKMWKEDETATEQTHPLNFKPPKDIRRF is encoded by the exons ATGCCAGGGCCACCGCTAGAAATGGAGCCAGTGGAGCCGCAGTCATTGAAGAAGCTCAGCCTTAAATCCCTAAAGCGTGCTCTCGATCTCTTTAGCCCTAGCCATGGCCAATTCGCTGCTCCTGACTCTGAAAG CAAAAAAATTCGCTTGAGCCACAAG ATAAATGTTGAGTATAGTGGAATAAAAACTGCCCCGGGTCAACCTTTGAAGCAAGTTAATTCCAGTGTTGCCGATGATAAGTGTCGAGGTTCGGCCCCTTCGAATGCCCTTGCTCTTACAG ATTCTTGCGATTCACAAAAAGAAGGGACTCAAAATGCTTTACTTGTTGGTCCATCTTTGCAACCAAAGATGCA AAACAATGTTGGTACTTCCGGCAAAGGCACCGCCATGGTTTCGGCTTCCGCACCCTTTTCTGAAAG GCTAACAACATCTGCAATAATAGAAAGAATCCCAAGCAAGTGGCCATGTCCTGTATGGCATCGTCCTTGGAAGAACTACAGG GTTATTAGTGGCCATTTGGGATGGGTGAGATCGGTAGCTTTTGATCCAAGTAACAACTGGTTTTGTACTGGTTCCGCAGACCGTACAATCAAG ATATGGGATGTAGCAAGTGGACGGCTAAAGCTCACACTAACCGGACACATTGAACAGATACGAG GCCTCGCTGTCAGTAgcaaacatacatatatgttttcagCTGGTGATGATAAGCAAGTTAAATGCTGGGACCTTGAACAGAACAAG GTTATTCGATCTTATCATGGTCACTTAAGTGGTGTTTATTGCTTGGCTCTTCATCCTACTATAGACATTCTGTTAACTGGGGGACGTGATTCTGTTTGCCGG GTATGGGATATTCGCACCAAGATGCAAATTTTTGCATTGTCTGGGCATGATAACACTGTTTGCTCGGTTTTTACTCGACCAACA GATCCACAAGTTGTCACTGGCTCCCACGATACAACGATAAAATTCTGGGACCTTAGATACG GAAAAACGATGtcaactctaacgcatcataaGAAGTCTGTACGAGCAATGGCGCCACATCCTAAAGA GCATTCTTTTGCATCTGCATCAGCTGACAACATAAAGAAATTCAGTCTTCCAAAGGGAGAATTCTTACACAATATGCT CTCTCAGCAAAAGACTATAATTAACACCATGGCTGTTAATGAGGACGGTGTAATGGCTACCGGAGGTGACAACGGGAGTTTGTGGTTCTGGGATTGGAGAAGCGGTcacaatttccagcaagctcaTACAATCGTGCAGCCCG GCTCATTGGATAGTGAAGCTGGTATATACGCTCTCTCATACGATGTAACTGGTACAAGATTGGTTAGCTGTGAAGCTGACAAGACGATTAAAATGTGGAAAGAAGATGAAACCGCAACCGAACAAACTCATCCTCTCAACTTCAAACCACCCAAAGATATCCGCCGGTTCTAG
- the LOC105800738 gene encoding protein pleiotropic regulatory locus 1 isoform X1 encodes MPGPPLEMEPVEPQSLKKLSLKSLKRALDLFSPSHGQFAAPDSESKKIRLSHKINVEYSGIKTAPGQPLKQVNSSVADDKCRGSAPSNALALTGPADSCDSQKEGTQNALLVGPSLQPKMQNNVGTSGKGTAMVSASAPFSERLTTSAIIERIPSKWPCPVWHRPWKNYRVISGHLGWVRSVAFDPSNNWFCTGSADRTIKIWDVASGRLKLTLTGHIEQIRGLAVSSKHTYMFSAGDDKQVKCWDLEQNKVIRSYHGHLSGVYCLALHPTIDILLTGGRDSVCRVWDIRTKMQIFALSGHDNTVCSVFTRPTDPQVVTGSHDTTIKFWDLRYGKTMSTLTHHKKSVRAMAPHPKEHSFASASADNIKKFSLPKGEFLHNMLSQQKTIINTMAVNEDGVMATGGDNGSLWFWDWRSGHNFQQAHTIVQPGSLDSEAGIYALSYDVTGTRLVSCEADKTIKMWKEDETATEQTHPLNFKPPKDIRRF; translated from the exons ATGCCAGGGCCACCGCTAGAAATGGAGCCAGTGGAGCCGCAGTCATTGAAGAAGCTCAGCCTTAAATCCCTAAAGCGTGCTCTCGATCTCTTTAGCCCTAGCCATGGCCAATTCGCTGCTCCTGACTCTGAAAG CAAAAAAATTCGCTTGAGCCACAAG ATAAATGTTGAGTATAGTGGAATAAAAACTGCCCCGGGTCAACCTTTGAAGCAAGTTAATTCCAGTGTTGCCGATGATAAGTGTCGAGGTTCGGCCCCTTCGAATGCCCTTGCTCTTACAG GGCCTGCAGATTCTTGCGATTCACAAAAAGAAGGGACTCAAAATGCTTTACTTGTTGGTCCATCTTTGCAACCAAAGATGCA AAACAATGTTGGTACTTCCGGCAAAGGCACCGCCATGGTTTCGGCTTCCGCACCCTTTTCTGAAAG GCTAACAACATCTGCAATAATAGAAAGAATCCCAAGCAAGTGGCCATGTCCTGTATGGCATCGTCCTTGGAAGAACTACAGG GTTATTAGTGGCCATTTGGGATGGGTGAGATCGGTAGCTTTTGATCCAAGTAACAACTGGTTTTGTACTGGTTCCGCAGACCGTACAATCAAG ATATGGGATGTAGCAAGTGGACGGCTAAAGCTCACACTAACCGGACACATTGAACAGATACGAG GCCTCGCTGTCAGTAgcaaacatacatatatgttttcagCTGGTGATGATAAGCAAGTTAAATGCTGGGACCTTGAACAGAACAAG GTTATTCGATCTTATCATGGTCACTTAAGTGGTGTTTATTGCTTGGCTCTTCATCCTACTATAGACATTCTGTTAACTGGGGGACGTGATTCTGTTTGCCGG GTATGGGATATTCGCACCAAGATGCAAATTTTTGCATTGTCTGGGCATGATAACACTGTTTGCTCGGTTTTTACTCGACCAACA GATCCACAAGTTGTCACTGGCTCCCACGATACAACGATAAAATTCTGGGACCTTAGATACG GAAAAACGATGtcaactctaacgcatcataaGAAGTCTGTACGAGCAATGGCGCCACATCCTAAAGA GCATTCTTTTGCATCTGCATCAGCTGACAACATAAAGAAATTCAGTCTTCCAAAGGGAGAATTCTTACACAATATGCT CTCTCAGCAAAAGACTATAATTAACACCATGGCTGTTAATGAGGACGGTGTAATGGCTACCGGAGGTGACAACGGGAGTTTGTGGTTCTGGGATTGGAGAAGCGGTcacaatttccagcaagctcaTACAATCGTGCAGCCCG GCTCATTGGATAGTGAAGCTGGTATATACGCTCTCTCATACGATGTAACTGGTACAAGATTGGTTAGCTGTGAAGCTGACAAGACGATTAAAATGTGGAAAGAAGATGAAACCGCAACCGAACAAACTCATCCTCTCAACTTCAAACCACCCAAAGATATCCGCCGGTTCTAG